The proteins below are encoded in one region of Candidatus Saccharimonadales bacterium:
- a CDS encoding GtrA family protein produces MATATSTEVKRIGKFGAVGIINTIIDFTIYNVLTSKVGLTLIQANFFSTTVAMIFSFFANKTVVFQSRKGNPIRQAVIFFIVTAFGLYVLQNLVIHALTVTWTGPVDLATHIVHSLGLGGTFSDAFVIKNSAKIAAILVSMIWNYLAYKKWVFPQ; encoded by the coding sequence ATGGCGACTGCTACAAGTACTGAGGTGAAGCGCATCGGCAAATTCGGTGCTGTCGGTATTATTAACACAATTATCGACTTTACGATTTATAACGTTCTAACCTCTAAAGTCGGGCTGACCTTAATTCAAGCCAACTTTTTCTCGACGACTGTAGCCATGATCTTTAGTTTCTTTGCTAATAAAACGGTCGTTTTTCAAAGTCGCAAAGGGAACCCCATCCGGCAAGCCGTCATTTTCTTTATTGTGACGGCTTTTGGGCTCTATGTGCTGCAAAACTTAGTCATTCACGCGCTGACAGTGACTTGGACCGGGCCAGTCGATTTGGCTACCCACATCGTCCACAGCCTGGGTTTGGGCGGAACCTTTAGTGATGCTTTCGTGATAAAAAACAGCGCTAAAATCGCTGCCATCTTGGTTAGTATGATTTGGAACTACCTGGCCTACAAAAAATGGGTCTTTCCTCAGTGA